The Mycobacterium avium subsp. avium genomic sequence CGGGTCAACACCATCGCGGAGCTGGCGCGGACGCGCTGAACCCGTTCGGCTCGCCGCGCCGCCCCGGGGTATAGCACGCAAGCACTCGACACGAAACGTTCACGTCCGGTCCCGATACTGTGCCGCGCGCGCCGACGCCCGGCGTGCGCTATGCCTGTAGGGGACCAGCGAGCCGGTGAAGCGAGGATCTGATGACGGAGCAGTCCGAGGGGCCGCAGCGCCCGTTGATCGGGTACATCACCCATGACATCGCGCCGCCGATCGCCCCCGCGCCGATCGGGCGCGCCTGGATGTCGCAGATGCGCCAGGGCTGGCCGCACCGATGCCTGCCGATGTTGATCGCAAACCAGAGCGGCTGGGAGGTGCGCAACCGCAGCGCCTTCACCGCGACGTGGATGGGCGGTGATGATCGCACCAGCCTGACGATCGTGCCCGACACCCGTGCCAGCGGTCAGTTTTTGCCGGACAGTCACTTCGGCTTCGGCATCCTGACCTGGCATCTGCCGATCCTGTTCCGCACCCCGCCGGGCTACAACCTGTTGGTCCGCGGACCGGCCAACCATCCCAAGGACGGGATATCGCCGTTGGAGGGCATCGTCGAAACCGATTGGTCCAGTTCGAGTTTCAGCATGAACTGGAAATTCACCCGGGAATTCATGCCGGTGCGGTTCGAGGTGGACGAGCCGATCTGCATGATCGTGCCGCAGCGGCGGGCCGAGCTGGAGGAGTTCGCCCCGGAACTGCGGCCGATCGAGTCCGACGAAGAACTGC encodes the following:
- a CDS encoding DUF6065 family protein, coding for MTEQSEGPQRPLIGYITHDIAPPIAPAPIGRAWMSQMRQGWPHRCLPMLIANQSGWEVRNRSAFTATWMGGDDRTSLTIVPDTRASGQFLPDSHFGFGILTWHLPILFRTPPGYNLLVRGPANHPKDGISPLEGIVETDWSSSSFSMNWKFTREFMPVRFEVDEPICMIVPQRRAELEEFAPELRPIESDEELHRKHEFFLSSRGALGREQEVADERVPWQGDYTRGRHSDGEPGAPDHQTRRRLRSFVARPAVGPPHPDRA